In the Ananas comosus cultivar F153 unplaced genomic scaffold, ASM154086v1, whole genome shotgun sequence genome, AACAAGCTGATGATCCTAGGTTTTGAAATAATCATAACTCAAATTAGTAGCTAGATATGGTTGgtccactatatatatttatgataagGATGAAGTTAAACCCAAAGTGCCTTATCTTTAGACCTAGTGTGTTAACTTGACCTGTTCTTTTGTGTAATTTGAAATAGCAACAAAAGTAATTTGATGTTTGTAGCAATTTCCACCTACTTGTACCTTTGCATCAATCAAAAGCACTGGATTTAGGACATGCTTGACTCTGCTATAGGACAGTGCTGTTAGAAAAAGAATTATACAAATTAGACTCGGCAAATTATTTCTTTAATAGAATCAGAAGCACTGAATCGAAACTTTCGCCTCTTAAGGCTCAGAACTCTAAAAGTGCTTAGACATTTTGACATGAACAAATCTATACCAGTAGGCATATGTTATTCATCATACTGATGCAtgcaaacttattttttatgtgCAGGACTTTAAGAAGGGAGAGAGTGCAAGGAGAATGCCAAAATGTGGGCATTTGTTTCATACACTCTGCATAGACAGATGGCTAGTGAGACATGGATCTTGCCCTGTTTGTAGGCAAGATGCATGTTTAGAGCACCATTGAGATATCTTATCACTTAGTAGCTTCTCTCCTAAGTTTTAAACAGGCTACTACTCGGATTACACAGAAATCAATGGGTTTATCAAACTGTTAAACAATCAGCAAGGGTACTTGTAAAAAGGGTTTGCAGTTTGGAAAAGATCGAACAGCCTTCCTTCTCCAAAAAAATCGACAAACAAAATGGATCGGAAGCCAAAATAAACTTTCGGGCCCAAACAGTAGAAGCTCTAGTCTGAAGTCTGAACTTCTGTGTATTTTGTATGACGAAACTATTGTGGAGGATGTCAATGAGAAAGTTATTAGTGCTTTTGGGAATGACAAAGAAGGAATACCTCGACTTTGTTGATCTGAATCCGAGTCCTACTCTGCAAAAGACAAATAATTATCATCTATTTCAGAACCTGGACTTGATTGCCAAAACAGTAAATAACAATAAAGATTACCTTTTGAGAGAACTAAATTACACACTGGTGTTGCTTTGGAACCTACTCATCACATAAGAATAACCTCCAGAGtaaagaattcaagatttctaCCAAGCTAAAGCTCACAGGTCCTATGCTGTTCAGCTGTCTGAATGTACAGTTAATCTGAAGGAAGAAGGATGGGATGTAATAATCTATAAAGGCAAATACTTGCAAATATAACGAATCAAAAGGCCCCATTGAAACACACCACAAAAGACTTTTTTCTTTCTGCAGAAAAATAAACCACAAAGGACTTAACAGAGGCACAAATACATCAATAAACACAGAGTCTGAAGACTCCACTATAACACTGCACATGTCACAAAAGACTCTAACACATCAAATAAACAAAATCTGAAGGACATAGTACAGCATgccacaactttttttttttttttttttgggtgtgtgtgtgtgcagaGAATATACACACCAAAACGAACTTGAATACATTAAATAAACACAGAGTTTGAAGGACCCATTAAAACATACCATAATtttccttcttccttttcttttttttttttttttttgagaacaaGTACGCTACCAAGGACTTGAATACATCCATAAACACGCGTAATCAGAAGGAACCATTAAAACACACCACAACTCTTTTCTCAACCAACTAGGCAGAAGTAGATCGGAAGTTTCCTGTTTGAGAAAGGTAGCGTTAGCTAAGTAAGAGTAAGTAACCAGATCAAGGGCTCTCTCCCCTAGACCACCAGGTTAGTTAGATGCATGCATGGAAACCTTGGTTCAATGGCAATAGGAAGTAGGGGGCAAGGGCCAAGTAAGCACACTTTTTTTTAccactatttatttttctcttttgttttcttgttttgttttgttttgttctttttttttttttcttttttttttttctgctttttgtatgtttgtttgtttgttttccttttgtttctttttttttttttttgaggctgATAAGAGCCCCCTAATAAAAACCAACACCAAAAGGTAAATGAACACAGATCCATAAAATTGTGCTAAAACAAAATAGACCACAACAAATATACCTCCAGTTCTGTCCTTCTGTGCAAAATGTAAAACCAAATCTCCGATCAAATTCCTCAAACTTGAGTACGCCAATGATCAAAAACGAGGAGTCTTGGATGCTGCCAATCTGAAATGAGATTATTTTGAAGTGGTTAGTTAGCTCACAGGAAGTCACCGAAAGTGTAAGTGCTAATGCTTAGTCCTTAGGATGAGATTTCTCAATCACTTATTAAGGtaaaaattgaatcaaaatgtagaaaaaataatttatgtacTATTGCAGAGTCTATGCATagcagcaaaaaataaaatcaagatTGCTCATAACAGATTGATTAGTAAATAACACAGATGTAGTTTTGAGAACATATTCTATATTTCTATCTAGTGAGATATCATGGGTTCTCTGCAGTAAAATGTTTATTACCGagtcaaaatagttcataaggaaactttattaagaaaaagaaaacctctTCTAGACTTTGTTTTACTACTTATCAGGAGCTTATTGAGCACAATTGTACCTATGAGGTAGGTTTTTCATCCCACTTTATACCaacaaactaaaataaaaaaaacgaaaatcaTGTAAGGAATAAAAAGTTTTGATGGATAGACCTTTATTAGAAACTATTCTTGAGGTACataaattttaccaaattcGTAAGTGTGAATCAATGAAGATAGGATAAAATACGTAACATAAGAACATAAGGTTCTACAGAATCTAATAGGCCATAATGAACATCCAAGTATTGACTGACTCATAAAACAGTGAAATCAAGTATATGCCATGGGAATAAACAGAAAAGGTGGAGGAGCAATTGCAGCTGGTAGTCTTTAcctcattttgattttaatacttCTCCTTCGATGCAAATGGCAGCGATGTAAGAAATCTTTGGGAAGTCATGGTTGTCATCTAGGCACCGTTGCTTCAACAGTGGATTGCATCCACGTATAGACAATCTTTCGAGTGAAGGTGGCAGACCATTTTGAGGCAGAGAAGTTATCAAAGGACAATTTTCAATGCATAATTCCATGAGGAAGTTAAGAGTATTTAGATCCTCAGGGAGGTATGGGAGCTCTTTGCAGTTCCGGATGCTCAAATGTTGGAGTTTGCTGAAGTGCAAAAGCTGTAGCTGCTTGGTTAGAAATCTCTGGCAACCATCTATATCCAGAATTCTCAGAGAGTGAAGCTTTGTAAATAGATCAAGTGTGAGAACAGATGTGTTCACCAGATAAAGGTGATCGACAGATGTAAGGTGCTTAAAGGAGTCCACTGGATTCAGTTTGCGATCTTCATCAAAATTTGCATGTGAACAACCAATTATCTTTACAGTCTCAATAGCCTGGAGAATTGGATTCTGATCATCGGACCAAGCACCCTGAGTAATAAAACACTCGCTGATTTCAATCGTCTTGAGAGACACGTAAAAATGAGAGATAAGCAGCTTGGGACAATCAAAAATAGTCAACTCTTTTAGTGCAGTGAGTGCTCGAAACCCTTTGGCCAGATCAGATTTGAGATTTTCACAGTTCCTGAGTGATAACTTTCCAAGACGTCTTAAGAGTCGTTGTTGCCGAAACAAGCCTATACTTAGGGTACTCAACTTTGAGCAGCTACTAATATACAAGGTTGAGAGGGTTGGGAGAAAAGAACCTGTCCCCACCACCTCAAAATCATCTGTCAAGCCCTCATTCCATATTGTTGGAAGTTCTTCCAGTCCAGCATCTTCAATAATCAATTTTGTTAATGTAGGGGGAAGATCTGGTAGCAAACAAAGCTGCGGGCAGTTCCTTATCTCGAGTTCAAAGAGTCGAGGAAGAAATAGTTGATTTAAGCTTTCCCCAAGAAATCTTAAGTTTGGACACTTGCTGATGTACATGGAAGAAATTGTTGGCAATGCCAATGGATTCCCTTTGCTGTTGCTACTGCTGCTTTCCGGTAGTGAGACCTCTGGACAGCATGCATTGAAGAATGCTGTAAGAGAAACCAGCCCAACATTTTCTAGAATGACATTCTCAAGTTGAGGGATGTAAGGAAATCTTTCTAGAGTGGGACAATTTCGAACAACAAGCTCACAAAGGCAAGGAAAAAACTGACCATCCTCTACCCCCGTCCACTCTTTTAAATTTGGCAGGTCATCAATCGAAAGTTTCTTCAACCTTGGAAATCCTTTTTTAACTGAGTCATGACTAAGTGATTGACTGCTAACTTTTTCCAATGCATGCATACCTTTAATCTCTAGGATCTCAAGTTCGGGCAGCAGCTCCAAAGGTGGGAGGTTTTGCCAATTAACACAACCAATTACGTACATGGATCTTACGTTGGAAAGACAATTATTTGTCAGCATCCACGTGGGTGATCTAAGACCGACATAACTATCAATTCTTAGCTCTTTAAGATTGTCATGTGGCTGAAGGCATTGCAAGACTTTCTCATCCAGAGTAGTTTGTGCATCATCTAATTGTCGTATGCCTCGTCCCTCAGAATCCCATGATAACCACAGTGAAGTTAGGTGCTTTGATTTCTTCAAAATCCCCTCTTTAACCTCCCCAACCTTGACAAGATGGAGATCCGCAATATGGAGAACACCTCTAAGTTCGGTCATGCACGCGAGGGCGTTTAAATCGTTGCTCTTCCCAGCAGGAAAGTTCTCTAGCTCCTGAAGGTTTGTAAGCTTTAGGATTTGAGATATTCCTGAAATTGTCACAATGTCTGCACAAATGTGTCTTAAGTTAATCAATCTATTCATCTTTTCTGGCAGTTGCTGAAGAGGGCACCATTTAACATTCAACACCTGCAGATGGTAAAGCGAGCATAGGTCTTGAGGCAACGACCTTACTCTGTTACCACATAAATCCAAGTATCGCAGGTGTTTTAAATTATCGATCGAGCTCGGCAACTCTGTCATGCATGTATGAGATAAATCCAGCACTCTTATGCTTTTGACCTGTTGGAATATGGAGTCGAGAAGACCACAGAATCGGACAGAATCTTTATACCCACCGAAAAATAAAACAGTGCGCAGATGCTTtagattaaaataattgttcGCTAGTGCATGCTCTAGTTGCAGTAGATCATCAGTCCTAGCAGTTATATGACAAGCTGTTCTTGACGGGATTCCCCACGGCCAGTCAGTAAATGTGAAGAACTCATTGGAACCAATTGATTGTGCCAATTCACGGATCAAGCTATGCATCATATATTTACCATTCCAAACAGGTCGAAAGAATGATCTATCAATTAATTCCTCGAAGCAGCGATTCCCAACATCCTCCGGTCTTTCCACACCGCTAGGAGGGATAAAGCCTTGTGCCACCCACATTTGGACTACCTTATCTTTCTCGAGAATGTAACCTTGAGGAAACACTGCGCAGTAAACAAAACAATGCTTTAGCTGTCCATTTAGATACTTATAACTCAACCAAAGGGAGGGGAATATGATATTCTCATCTCTTTTACCTAAGCTCCACAAATCACTCTGCCGGATTTGATTCCAGTAGCCCTCATCTTTGTTTCGCCTTAACACACTTCCCAGTAGTTTGGCGGCCAAGGGTGAGCCGTCCAGCCTACTAGCAATCTCCCAACCTATTTCTTCCAACCTCGACTTCTCTTTAACCTTGTCGGACGTCCTGCCGACATTCTTTCCCAAGTTAGAGTGCTCTTCAGGGTCATCTCCTCCGAACGCACAGTGTTTGAACAGCCGCCAATAATCgtcagtatccaaaccactTAACGTCACCTGTCCCATCGTCTCTATTTGTTTCACCACAGACCGAATCTGCGAAGTCAGCAAAACTACGCTTCTCTTCGCTGCTAACTTAAAGGGCTTGCACAGGTCGTCCCAATTTTCGGAATAAATCTCTTCCCAAACGTCATCGAGGACGAGCATAAACCTCTTGCCCGTCAACAGACGGACGAGATCCGCATGCGCGTCCTCTAAAGTGTCGTAGTCCTTACGAGGCAGCAGCTGCTCTCCATCTAAAGCCCTCTGTATCATCTTTACGGTCAGCTTTCTGACATTAAATTTTTCAGACACGTAAACCCAAATCCTCATTGGGAATTCTCGCTTGACAAATTCGTGATTGTAGATGAGCTGCGCAAGGGCGGTCTTACCGATTCCTGCTGTGCCTACAATGGAAAGGACACCGAAACCTGATCTGTACTGGAAATTTTCTCCTCGCTCGAGCATTTCGAGTATTTGTCGCACCTCACCTTCTCGCCCGAACATGCCTGCTAGAGGTAGCAGTGAGCTCGTCTCCCGGGTATCCTGGTCACCGTGTTCTGGTTCCGAACTTAGGAAATGAAACGTATTAATGAAACTAGTAACTACTCCTTGAAGATTATCGACGGTTTTTTCCAACATATCAATGCCAATGTTCCCATGAAAAAGcttaaaaagagagaaaaatgaatgaaataagtaaataactGAAAATCTTTgaggattttaaaaattaccgGCGGTGAAATTACTAACCTTGATCTTGCGAGATTCGCGCTCCAGAAGCTTGCACTCGAGATTGTCGAGGACGTCGTCCGCCAAGTAAATAGCATCTTTCAGCTCCGTCAGCTGAGCTTGCTGCTCCTGAGTGAAATGATAGGTCCGTCGCCGCTCGGCGGCCGTGAGGATGGACTGGATGGTTGGGAGGAGCTGATTCAGCCGGTCCAGCTTCTGCTTGAGGTGCTTGCGGTTCGGGAAGAAAGTGAGACCCTTGTTGACCAGCTTCGTGACCATTACGGAAATGAAGGCAGACGCGAAAAACCCCAGCACCGGCTCCATCTCTTCCTTCTTGCTTGCTGCTTTGCCGTGAgacggggaggaggaggaaggagactACAACAATACACCAATGGCTGtttgaaatttttctataaaaaaagagcaaaatatccttcttatatattaatttttttttacctttcaaTCCAACCAATCAAAGAGAAATATCCCAATCACACTCTATGAATACGCTATAAATCAAACACTCACCTAtctaagaatttaaaaaatttttcaaaaagaatcatataaaaaaattgctaaTTTGAATGGACAAAGTGTAGGATTTATACCATACTTACATATACCTGATATACAGATAGCATTATTCAGTTCAAATATTATCAACTAAAACACCGGTCAACTTTGGCaaggaaaaagcaaaaaaaaaaaaaaagaagaatattatATGTGAGtgcactttcaaattttaaaattcttttttttttttacaaatatacaTTGGTTCAAAAGTGTATGCTTTTTCCTGCCAAAGTTGACCAAGCATAGACTGTTGTAGTTTCTTATATaatattcccttttttttttttttgctttttcctgCCAAAGTTGACTAAGCATGGAATGTTGAAGTTGACTAAGCATAGAATGTTGTAGTTGGCCCCATGTGTGTCAGAGATTGTAAGATTTATAACCTATTCATAAAAATTGATCACTGAAAATATAAGACTTAATAACAATCtgaaagaaataattaattactattctgacaattatataaaacttctaatttagaaaaattaaaagaaaag is a window encoding:
- the LOC109705074 gene encoding putative disease resistance protein RGA3 isoform X3 codes for the protein MLFTWRTTSSTISSASFWSANLARSSSEPEHGDQDTRETSSLLPLAGMFGREGEVRQILEMLERGENFQYRSGFGVLSIVGTAGIGKTALAQLIYNHEFVKREFPMRIWVYVSEKFNVRKLTVKMIQRALDGEQLLPRKDYDTLEDAHADLVRLLTGKRFMLVLDDVWEEIYSENWDDLCKPFKLAAKRSVVLLTSQIRSVVKQIETMGQVTLSGLDTDDYWRLFKHCAFGGDDPEEHSNLGKNVGRTSDKVKEKSRLEEIGWEIASRLDGSPLAAKLLGSVLRRNKDEGYWNQIRQSDLWSLGKRDENIIFPSLWLSYKYLNGQLKHCFVYCAVFPQGYILEKDKVVQMWVAQGFIPPSGVERPEDVGNRCFEELIDRSFFRPVWNGKYMMHSLIRELAQSIGSNEFFTFTDWPWGIPSRTACHITARTDDLLQLEHALANNYFNLKHLRTVLFFGGYKDSVRFCGLLDSIFQQVKSIRVLDLSHTCMTELPSSIDNLKHLRYLDLCGNRVRSLPQDLCSLYHLQVLNVKWCPLQQLPEKMNRLINLRHICADIVTISGISQILKLTNLQELENFPAGKSNDLNALACMTELRGVLHIADLHLVKVGEVKEGILKKSKHLTSLWLSWDSEGRGIRQLDDAQTTLDEKVLQCLQPHDNLKELRIDSYVGLRSPTWMLTNNCLSNVRSMYVIGCVNWQNLPPLELLPELEILEIKGMHALEKVSSQSLSHDSVKKGFPRLKKLSIDDLPNLKEWTGVEDGQFFPCLCELVVRNCPTLERFPYIPQLENVILENVGLVSLTAFFNACCPEVSLPESSSSNSKGNPLALPTISSMYISKCPNLRFLGESLNQLFLPRLFELEIRNCPQLCLLPDLPPTLTKLIIEDAGLEELPTIWNEGLTDDFEVVGTGSFLPTLSTLYISSCSKLSTLSIGLFRQQRLLRRLGKLSLRNCENLKSDLAKGFRALTALKELTIFDCPKLLISHFYVSLKTIEISECFITQGAWSDDQNPILQAIETVKIIGCSHANFDEDRKLNPVDSFKHLTSVDHLYLVNTSVLTLDLFTKLHSLRILDIDGCQRFLTKQLQLLHFSKLQHLSIRNCKELPYLPEDLNTLNFLMELCIENCPLITSLPQNGLPPSLERLSIRGCNPLLKQRCLDDNHDFPKISYIAAICIEGEVLKSK
- the LOC109705074 gene encoding putative disease resistance protein RGA3 isoform X1: MEPVLGFFASAFISVMVTKLVNKGLTFFPNRKHLKQKLDRLNQLLPTIQSILTAAERRRTYHFTQEQQAQLTELKDAIYLADDVLDNLECKLLERESRKIKLFHGNIGIDMLEKTVDNLQGVVTSFINTFHFLSSEPEHGDQDTRETSSLLPLAGMFGREGEVRQILEMLERGENFQYRSGFGVLSIVGTAGIGKTALAQLIYNHEFVKREFPMRIWVYVSEKFNVRKLTVKMIQRALDGEQLLPRKDYDTLEDAHADLVRLLTGKRFMLVLDDVWEEIYSENWDDLCKPFKLAAKRSVVLLTSQIRSVVKQIETMGQVTLSGLDTDDYWRLFKHCAFGGDDPEEHSNLGKNVGRTSDKVKEKSRLEEIGWEIASRLDGSPLAAKLLGSVLRRNKDEGYWNQIRQSDLWSLGKRDENIIFPSLWLSYKYLNGQLKHCFVYCAVFPQGYILEKDKVVQMWVAQGFIPPSGVERPEDVGNRCFEELIDRSFFRPVWNGKYMMHSLIRELAQSIGSNEFFTFTDWPWGIPSRTACHITARTDDLLQLEHALANNYFNLKHLRTVLFFGGYKDSVRFCGLLDSIFQQVKSIRVLDLSHTCMTELPSSIDNLKHLRYLDLCGNRVRSLPQDLCSLYHLQVLNVKWCPLQQLPEKMNRLINLRHICADIVTISGISQILKLTNLQELENFPAGKSNDLNALACMTELRGVLHIADLHLVKVGEVKEGILKKSKHLTSLWLSWDSEGRGIRQLDDAQTTLDEKVLQCLQPHDNLKELRIDSYVGLRSPTWMLTNNCLSNVRSMYVIGCVNWQNLPPLELLPELEILEIKGMHALEKVSSQSLSHDSVKKGFPRLKKLSIDDLPNLKEWTGVEDGQFFPCLCELVVRNCPTLERFPYIPQLENVILENVGLVSLTAFFNACCPEVSLPESSSSNSKGNPLALPTISSMYISKCPNLRFLGESLNQLFLPRLFELEIRNCPQLCLLPDLPPTLTKLIIEDAGLEELPTIWNEGLTDDFEVVGTGSFLPTLSTLYISSCSKLSTLSIGLFRQQRLLRRLGKLSLRNCENLKSDLAKGFRALTALKELTIFDCPKLLISHFYVSLKTIEISECFITQGAWSDDQNPILQAIETVKIIGCSHANFDEDRKLNPVDSFKHLTSVDHLYLVNTSVLTLDLFTKLHSLRILDIDGCQRFLTKQLQLLHFSKLQHLSIRNCKELPYLPEDLNTLNFLMELCIENCPLITSLPQNGLPPSLERLSIRGCNPLLKQRCLDDNHDFPKISYIAAICIEGEVLKSK
- the LOC109705074 gene encoding putative disease resistance protein RGA1 isoform X2 — its product is MEPVLGFFASAFISVMVTKLVNKGLTFFPNRKHLKQKLDRLNQLLPTIQSILTAAERRRTYHFTQEQQAQLTELKDAIYLADDVLDNLECKLLERESRKIKLFHGNIGIDMLEKTVDNLQGVVTSFINTFHFLSSEPEHGDQDTRETSSLLPLAGMFGREGEVRQILEMLERGENFQYRSGFGVLSIVGTAGIGKTALAQLIYNHEFVKREFPMRIWVYVSEKFNVRKLTVKMIQRALDGEQLLPRKDYDTLEDAHADLVRLLTGKRFMLVLDDVWEEIYSENWDDLCKPFKLAAKRSVVLLTSQIRSVVKQIETMGQVTLSGLDTDDYWRLFKHCAFGGDDPEEHSNLGKNVGRTSDKVKEKSRLEEIGWEIASRLDGSPLAAKLLGSVLRRNKDEGYWNQIRQSDLWSLVFPQGYILEKDKVVQMWVAQGFIPPSGVERPEDVGNRCFEELIDRSFFRPVWNGKYMMHSLIRELAQSIGSNEFFTFTDWPWGIPSRTACHITARTDDLLQLEHALANNYFNLKHLRTVLFFGGYKDSVRFCGLLDSIFQQVKSIRVLDLSHTCMTELPSSIDNLKHLRYLDLCGNRVRSLPQDLCSLYHLQVLNVKWCPLQQLPEKMNRLINLRHICADIVTISGISQILKLTNLQELENFPAGKSNDLNALACMTELRGVLHIADLHLVKVGEVKEGILKKSKHLTSLWLSWDSEGRGIRQLDDAQTTLDEKVLQCLQPHDNLKELRIDSYVGLRSPTWMLTNNCLSNVRSMYVIGCVNWQNLPPLELLPELEILEIKGMHALEKVSSQSLSHDSVKKGFPRLKKLSIDDLPNLKEWTGVEDGQFFPCLCELVVRNCPTLERFPYIPQLENVILENVGLVSLTAFFNACCPEVSLPESSSSNSKGNPLALPTISSMYISKCPNLRFLGESLNQLFLPRLFELEIRNCPQLCLLPDLPPTLTKLIIEDAGLEELPTIWNEGLTDDFEVVGTGSFLPTLSTLYISSCSKLSTLSIGLFRQQRLLRRLGKLSLRNCENLKSDLAKGFRALTALKELTIFDCPKLLISHFYVSLKTIEISECFITQGAWSDDQNPILQAIETVKIIGCSHANFDEDRKLNPVDSFKHLTSVDHLYLVNTSVLTLDLFTKLHSLRILDIDGCQRFLTKQLQLLHFSKLQHLSIRNCKELPYLPEDLNTLNFLMELCIENCPLITSLPQNGLPPSLERLSIRGCNPLLKQRCLDDNHDFPKISYIAAICIEGEVLKSK